A section of the Streptomyces sp. NBC_01591 genome encodes:
- the prcB gene encoding proteasome subunit beta, which translates to MEANTRSTGRLPAAFLTPGSSSFMDFLSDQSPGMLPGNRSLPPLQGAIEAPHGTTIVATTFAGGVVLAGDRRATMGNVIAQRDIEKVFPADEYSAVGIAGTAGLAVEMVKLFQLELEHFEKVEGAQLSLEGKANRLSTMIRSNLAMAMQGLAVVPLFAGFDVDREKGRIFSYDVTGGRSEEHGYAATGSGSVFARSSMKKLYHGDLTEQEALTLVVQALYDAADDDSATGGPDVGRRIYPIVTVITDEGFRKLDEAESAEIARAVLERRLEQPDGPRAALL; encoded by the coding sequence GTGGAAGCCAACACTCGTAGCACCGGGCGTCTACCAGCTGCCTTCCTGACGCCGGGATCCTCTTCGTTCATGGATTTCCTGTCCGACCAGTCGCCCGGGATGCTCCCGGGCAACCGGAGCCTGCCTCCCCTGCAGGGGGCCATCGAGGCGCCGCACGGGACGACCATCGTCGCGACGACGTTCGCCGGCGGTGTGGTGCTGGCCGGTGACCGGCGCGCGACCATGGGCAATGTGATCGCACAGCGCGACATCGAGAAGGTCTTCCCGGCCGACGAGTACTCGGCGGTGGGCATCGCCGGCACGGCCGGACTGGCCGTGGAGATGGTCAAGCTCTTCCAGCTGGAGCTGGAGCACTTCGAGAAGGTCGAGGGTGCCCAGCTCTCCCTGGAGGGCAAGGCGAACCGGCTCTCCACGATGATCCGCAGCAATCTGGCGATGGCCATGCAGGGCCTCGCCGTCGTGCCGCTCTTCGCCGGCTTCGACGTCGACCGCGAGAAGGGCCGCATCTTCTCGTACGACGTCACCGGAGGCCGTTCCGAGGAGCACGGATACGCGGCCACCGGCTCCGGGTCGGTCTTCGCGCGGAGCTCGATGAAGAAGCTCTACCACGGGGACCTGACGGAGCAGGAGGCCCTCACCCTGGTCGTGCAGGCGCTGTACGACGCCGCGGACGACGATTCGGCGACCGGCGGACCGGATGTGGGCCGTCGGATCTATCCGATCGTCACCGTCATCACCGACGAGGGCTTCCGGAAGCTGGACGAGGCGGAATCCGCCGAGATCGCCCGCGCGGTCCTGGAACGCCGGCTGGAGCAGCCCGACGGCCCGCGCGCCGCGCTGCTCTGA
- a CDS encoding endonuclease VII domain-containing protein — protein sequence MRDGLQAYCRDCSAEYYRERQEAKGRTVRLKVPVPRGSKRCPRCGEVKPHSQWERNKTSSDGWASYCRAERNRISYFKRKYGLTPVERDALIADQAGVCCICPDALPEHVGHCHETGRVRGVLCFSCNTALGQFKDRPDAIRWAAAYVEGNAWKPTLVAPGVYQLPS from the coding sequence ATGCGTGACGGCCTTCAGGCGTATTGCCGGGATTGCTCCGCCGAGTATTACCGGGAGCGCCAGGAGGCCAAAGGCAGGACTGTCCGCCTCAAGGTGCCGGTGCCGCGCGGGAGCAAGCGTTGTCCGCGGTGCGGAGAGGTCAAACCGCACAGTCAATGGGAACGGAACAAGACTTCCTCGGACGGCTGGGCCAGTTACTGCCGTGCGGAGCGGAACCGGATCAGCTACTTCAAGCGGAAATATGGCCTTACCCCTGTCGAGCGCGACGCATTGATCGCTGATCAAGCGGGCGTCTGTTGCATCTGCCCGGACGCCCTGCCGGAGCATGTGGGCCACTGTCACGAGACGGGTAGGGTCCGTGGCGTACTGTGCTTCAGCTGCAACACAGCCCTGGGGCAGTTCAAGGATCGGCCCGACGCCATAAGGTGGGCCGCCGCATACGTGGAGGGAAACGCGTGGAAGCCAACACTCGTAGCACCGGGCGTCTACCAGCTGCCTTCCTGA
- a CDS encoding ubiquitin-like protein Pup, which translates to MATKDTGGGQQKATRSTEEVEEQAQDAQVSEDLKDRQEKLSDDVDSVLDEIDDVLEENAEDFVRSFVQKGGQ; encoded by the coding sequence ATGGCGACCAAGGACACCGGCGGCGGACAGCAGAAGGCGACGCGTTCCACCGAGGAGGTCGAGGAGCAGGCGCAGGACGCGCAGGTCTCCGAGGACCTCAAGGACCGCCAGGAGAAGCTGAGCGACGACGTCGACTCGGTTCTGGACGAGATCGATGACGTGCTCGAGGAGAACGCAGAGGATTTCGTGAGGTCATTTGTGCAAAAAGGCGGACAGTAG
- the dop gene encoding depupylase/deamidase Dop produces the protein MTVRRVMGIETEYGISVPGHPNANAMLTSSQIVNAYAAAMHRARRARWDFEEENPLRDARGFDLARETADSSQLTDEDIGLANVILTNGARLYVDHAHPEYSSPEVTNPRDAVLWDKAGERIMAEAAERAAQLPGAQPIHLYKNNTDNKGASYGTHENYLMKRETPFSDIVRHLTPFFVSRQVVTGAGRVGIGQDGHEHGFQISQRADYFEVEVGLETTLKRPIINTRDEPHSDAEKYRRLHVIIGDANLSEISTYLKLGTTALVLSMIEDGFINVDLAVDQPVRTLHHVSHDPTLKHLITLRSGRTLTAVQLQMEYFELGRKYVEERYGADADEQTKDVLTRWEDTLNRLENDPMSLSGELDWIAKRELMEGYRRRDSLDWDAARLHLVDLQYADVRAEKGLYNRLAARGKVKRLLDESEVEQARTKPPEDTRAYFRGRCLEQYADDVAAASWDSVIFDLPGHDSLQRVPTLEPLRGTRNHVKELLDRCRTAEELVQVLSGG, from the coding sequence ATGACCGTACGGCGAGTAATGGGCATCGAGACGGAGTACGGGATCTCCGTCCCCGGCCACCCCAACGCCAATGCCATGCTCACCTCGTCCCAGATCGTCAACGCCTACGCAGCGGCGATGCACCGGGCGCGCCGCGCCCGCTGGGACTTCGAGGAGGAGAACCCGCTGCGGGACGCGCGAGGTTTCGACCTCGCCCGCGAGACCGCGGACTCCAGCCAGCTCACCGACGAGGACATCGGCCTCGCCAATGTCATCCTCACCAATGGGGCCCGCCTCTACGTCGACCACGCGCACCCGGAATACAGCTCCCCGGAAGTCACCAATCCGCGGGACGCGGTCCTCTGGGACAAGGCCGGCGAACGCATCATGGCCGAGGCCGCCGAGCGCGCGGCCCAGCTTCCCGGCGCCCAGCCGATCCATCTCTACAAGAACAACACCGACAACAAGGGCGCCTCGTACGGCACGCACGAGAACTATCTGATGAAGCGGGAAACCCCGTTCTCCGACATCGTGCGCCATCTGACCCCGTTCTTCGTCTCCCGCCAGGTGGTCACCGGGGCAGGACGCGTGGGAATCGGCCAGGACGGCCACGAGCACGGCTTCCAGATCAGCCAGCGCGCCGACTATTTCGAGGTCGAGGTCGGGCTGGAGACCACTCTCAAGCGCCCCATCATCAACACCCGCGACGAACCCCACTCCGACGCCGAGAAGTACCGCCGCCTCCACGTGATCATCGGGGACGCGAACCTCTCGGAGATCTCCACCTATCTCAAGCTCGGCACCACCGCCCTGGTCCTCTCCATGATCGAGGACGGCTTCATCAACGTCGATCTCGCGGTCGACCAGCCGGTGCGCACCCTGCACCACGTCTCCCACGACCCGACCCTGAAGCACCTCATCACGCTGCGCAGCGGCCGCACCCTCACCGCCGTACAACTACAGATGGAGTACTTCGAGCTGGGCCGCAAGTACGTCGAGGAGCGGTACGGGGCGGACGCCGACGAGCAGACCAAGGACGTCCTGACCCGCTGGGAGGACACCCTCAACCGGCTGGAGAACGATCCGATGAGCCTGTCCGGCGAGCTCGACTGGATCGCCAAGCGGGAGCTCATGGAGGGCTACCGCCGCCGCGACAGCCTGGACTGGGACGCGGCACGCCTGCACCTGGTGGATCTCCAGTACGCCGACGTGCGGGCCGAGAAGGGCCTGTACAACCGTCTGGCGGCCCGCGGGAAGGTGAAGCGGCTGCTGGACGAGAGCGAGGTCGAGCAGGCCCGTACGAAGCCTCCGGAGGACACCAGGGCCTACTTCCGCGGCCGCTGCCTGGAGCAGTACGCCGACGACGTGGCGGCGGCCTCCTGGGACTCGGTCATCTTCGACCTACCGGGTCATGACTCACTGCAACGGGTACCCACCCTGGAACCGCTGCGTGGCACCCGCAATCACGTCAAGGAGCTCCTGGACCGCTGCCGCACGGCGGAGGAGCTGGTCCAGGTCCTCTCGGGCGGCTGA
- the arc gene encoding proteasome ATPase: MAAHDDDINRGIRPGRGSEDPAGQVAYLEQEIAVLRRKLADSPRHTRILEERIVELQTNLAGVSAQNERLANTLREARDQIVALKEEVDRLAQPPAGFGVFLQGNEDDTCDIFTGGRKLRVNVSPSVELDDLRRGQEVMLNEALNVVDAMEFERAGDIVTLKEILEDGERALVIGHTDEERVVRLAEPLLDITIRPGDALLLEPRSGYVYEVVPKSEVEELVLEEVPDIDYDKIGGLGDQIELIRDAVELPYLHPDLFKEHELRPPKGILLYGPPGCGKTLIAKAVANSLAKKVAEVTGQPTGKSYFLNIKGPELLNKYVGETERHIRLVFQRAREKASEGTPVIVFFDEMESLFRTRGSGVSSDVENTIVPQLLAEIDGVEGLENVIVIGASNREDMIDPAILRPGRLDVKIKIERPDAEAAKDIFAKYLTPSLPLHADDLAEHTGSKEAAAHAMIQSVVERMYTESEENRFLEVTYANGDKEVLYFKDFNSGAMIQNIVDRAKKMAIKAFLDQGQKGLRVSHLLQACVDEFKENEDLPNTTNPDDWARISGKKGERIVFIRTLVTGKQGADTGRSIDTVANTGQYL, encoded by the coding sequence GTGGCAGCCCACGACGACGACATCAACCGCGGCATCCGGCCCGGGCGGGGGTCCGAAGACCCAGCCGGCCAGGTCGCCTATCTTGAGCAGGAAATCGCCGTCCTGCGACGTAAGCTCGCCGACTCTCCGCGCCATACGAGGATTCTCGAAGAGCGGATCGTCGAGTTGCAGACCAACCTGGCAGGCGTGTCCGCACAGAATGAGCGGCTCGCCAACACATTGCGCGAGGCCCGCGACCAGATCGTGGCCCTCAAGGAAGAAGTCGACCGGCTCGCACAGCCGCCGGCCGGTTTCGGTGTGTTTCTGCAGGGCAATGAGGACGACACCTGCGACATCTTCACCGGGGGCCGAAAGCTCCGGGTGAACGTCAGCCCCAGTGTTGAGCTCGACGACCTCCGGCGCGGCCAGGAAGTCATGCTCAACGAAGCGCTCAACGTGGTCGACGCCATGGAATTCGAGCGGGCCGGGGACATCGTCACCCTCAAGGAAATCCTTGAGGACGGCGAGCGAGCCCTGGTCATCGGGCACACCGACGAGGAACGGGTGGTAAGGCTCGCCGAGCCGCTGCTGGACATCACCATCCGCCCCGGCGACGCCCTCCTGCTCGAACCCAGGTCCGGCTACGTCTACGAAGTGGTCCCCAAGAGCGAGGTCGAAGAGCTCGTCCTCGAAGAGGTACCGGACATCGACTACGACAAGATCGGCGGCCTGGGCGACCAGATCGAACTGATCCGGGACGCGGTCGAGCTCCCCTACCTCCACCCCGACCTCTTCAAGGAACACGAACTGCGTCCGCCGAAGGGCATCCTGCTCTACGGCCCGCCCGGCTGCGGCAAGACACTCATCGCCAAGGCCGTCGCCAACTCCCTTGCCAAGAAGGTCGCCGAAGTCACCGGCCAGCCGACGGGCAAGAGCTACTTCCTCAACATCAAGGGTCCGGAGCTTCTCAACAAGTACGTCGGCGAGACCGAGCGGCACATCCGCCTGGTCTTCCAGCGCGCCCGTGAGAAGGCGAGCGAGGGCACCCCCGTCATCGTCTTCTTCGACGAGATGGAGTCCCTCTTCCGTACCCGGGGATCCGGCGTCAGCTCGGACGTGGAGAACACCATCGTCCCCCAGCTGCTCGCCGAGATCGACGGCGTCGAGGGCCTGGAGAACGTGATCGTCATCGGCGCCTCCAACCGCGAGGACATGATCGACCCCGCGATCCTGCGACCCGGCCGCCTCGATGTGAAGATCAAGATCGAGCGCCCCGACGCGGAGGCCGCGAAGGACATCTTCGCGAAGTACCTCACGCCTTCGCTGCCCCTGCACGCGGACGACCTCGCGGAGCACACCGGCTCCAAGGAAGCCGCCGCACACGCCATGATCCAGTCCGTCGTCGAGCGGATGTACACCGAGTCCGAGGAGAACCGCTTCCTCGAGGTCACGTACGCCAACGGCGACAAGGAAGTCCTGTACTTCAAGGACTTCAACTCCGGCGCGATGATCCAGAACATCGTCGACCGGGCCAAGAAGATGGCCATCAAGGCCTTCCTCGACCAGGGCCAGAAGGGCCTTCGCGTCTCTCATCTCCTCCAGGCATGCGTGGACGAGTTCAAGGAGAACGAGGACCTGCCGAACACCACCAACCCGGACGACTGGGCCAGGATCTCCGGCAAGAAGGGCGAGCGGATCGTCTTCATCCGCACGCTCGTCACCGGAAAGCAGGGCGCGGACACCGGTCGCTCCATCGACACGGTGGCGAACACCGGGCAGTACCTGTAG
- a CDS encoding ferredoxin, producing the protein MTVQQDAPNGGDAQDLEVWIDQDLCTGDGICVQYAPEVFELDIDGLAYVKSADDELLQDKGATTPVPLPLLQDVVDSAKECPGDCIHVRRVSDSVEVYGPEAA; encoded by the coding sequence ATGACCGTGCAGCAGGACGCTCCCAACGGTGGCGACGCGCAGGACCTGGAGGTCTGGATCGACCAGGACCTCTGCACGGGAGACGGCATCTGCGTCCAGTACGCGCCCGAGGTGTTCGAGCTGGACATCGACGGTCTGGCGTATGTGAAGAGCGCGGACGACGAACTGCTGCAGGACAAGGGCGCGACGACACCCGTCCCGCTGCCGCTCCTCCAGGACGTCGTCGATTCGGCCAAGGAGTGCCCGGGCGACTGCATCCACGTCCGTCGCGTTTCGGACAGCGTCGAGGTGTACGGCCCCGAGGCCGCCTGA